Sequence from the Papilio machaon chromosome 21, ilPapMach1.1, whole genome shotgun sequence genome:
CATAATCTTGTGCACTTCCAGACACCGGATATAAAAGGTACGCACTGTTCCCTACCAAATAGTGCGGAGCTATTGGTAATTTGATGGTATCTATAGCTGCACCCATTACAGCACCAATGTAATGTAGTTCTACCGCATTTGGGGGTAGTGTCAGATCATCATACCCAAAGAGAATGAAATTACCATAGCTATGgatatttaaatacagttgTATACGATTTAAATGTTCAAAGACTATGTCTCGGATGTATACAGCTTCTATTTCTGAGAACGGTGCAGGACCAGGGTAGATATCAGAGCAAGGATTGGAAGAAACACCGATAGTGTTGAAGGAAATGTTGAAGTTTCGATTAGCGTCCACTCCGTAACAAGTCGTACTGATCTCTGGTCTGTATGAACGTGTTCTTCGCCATAGACGTtgctgaaaaaaaatacaaataagatattttatatttatgaaaatatatatattttcatattaatagaAGGCGttcgtataaaaaaatcttcatctTATCCGCAAAAGTTAACAACATCGCTAGTACTTTTTGATagcaaaacattatttacatcAGTGTGTGTGAACACATAACCATCAGGATTAACTATTGGCATTATAATCCAGTCAACGTTCTCCAGTAAATCACGCTCGTCGCTCCTCAGGTCCTCAAGCAATCTGTGCATGGCGTACAGAGTAACTGGAGTTGTGACCCATTCGCGGGAGTGCATCGTTGCGTCCATGAAGTAAATAGGCTTACTGGGATCCGTAAAATTGGTGGTCGATATCTGAAAAAGATTGACAGATTGAAGATTGAAAAACATCAAGAAAGTCTTTTGTAGGATGTTTCTTCCTCTAAACCGGACATTATTCTAGGACCCTAGTTAGTAGTTATATGAGCAATTTagtagatttatttatgaatagaTCACACAGGgagatttataataatttcgtttttttattatatacaattaaaaaaagcggCCATCTATAATCgccaaaattacatttaccaCAGATGAATGGCGCTCAGAAAGAGAACATTTCCCCTTTGTAAGCGTCCCTTCTTCCAATAAATCTACCCGACTTATCATTtccataaaagaaaaagtaaggAAAAAAAGAAGGCctaaattaggcctccgcaacactcatcagacgaaatgcggaattcCATCCGCTTCTAAATTAACTGGACTTATTTGCTGATCAGGAATTAAGTCTATGTTTCTGGCTTGAAGACATGACAGTTATTTCATAAAAGAAGTTTACCAAAcctttaagtattttatatcacGTCCTTCAAAACTTGGTCCTGAATTCACAAGAGTGACAATGTTTGGATATTGAGTCGCAAGTCCCTCCATATAATTGTTTAcctataacattaaattggtaagtttatataataacaatacatAGTTTACGTTGGTAttcattaaactttaatatcgTCACAAAGTATTTGAATAGTTTTTAGCCgaattcaaaaagaaggaggttatcaattcgactgtattttttttatgtgtgttactgcgaatctccgcccctggtggtccgattttgataaaaatattttaatcgaaaggaagtgcttgcagatgggtcccattttttttaaataactacaagactagtagattttgaatttagcttcaaaatttgttgcgaaaattagggacattcttgctttcagcgcttacgtaggctaaactataggacctacataaaaattatgtatggacgaattgtagctctttaaatgtgctaaataaaagtccgcgatagaatatatctatcttttatagttttctcacaataaccatttttttctttagaaacatcatTTTTCTTCATAAAGTTAAGATTATGTTATACCTCTTCATAAGTAGGGTAATCTTCAAAAGGAACCATATTACCGCTTCTTCGTCGTCGCCATTTGGATATGACTTCGTCATGTTCATCCAGTgctctaaaattataattttcattgaaaattaCTATCAGAAATTATGACGAGGGGTAACTGACTAGTCTAATTACTTCATAAAATGTCAGATACATCCTGTGCCCAGTACCAAGGACTCATAAATGGAAAATTGTGATATAGGGGATCCAAATCAACTATATGAAAATGTGGTGAGAAATTAGATATCCTGTAATGACATACTCACTTAACAACATCTGCTAAATGGATGTAATGATTTATTCCATTATCGTCCAAATGGTGAAGAAGTTTAGCTTCATTTTCCTTTGCAACCATAACGACAGCATCACGTAAACCCACAGCACCATGAGACCAAACGTCCAAATCCAAATTTACAACAAGTTCACGAAGAATGTTTACATCTGATTGATCGATAAGTTTTATACCATGAACTGTAAAACtggaaaatagtataattttatttataaaagtatagcTGTCAACTGTGACTCTGTCCatgcagaatttaaaaaaacttaatatgtagcctatgtgttgttccagactatgttctacatccttGCGAAATTTCATGGAGATCCGttcagtcgttctggagataccttcttacaaacatacatcctcTAACATTATAGAATGcttaacacgttaactgcgaGGCCATTTTGGCGGAACTTTCAGCCAGTGCGTTTGAGGCCTGTTTGTGGcaaagttgaacttttttccagtgctattgaggcctctcctgcctcacaaaattatgttttcgaaaaacatttttaaaaaatccaaattaaacgatatttgcttgaaacttcactcttatgaacttaaatatgtgcataatatgaatctagcttcgcctggagttaggacgtttcgttaatgaataaagtaaaattaaaaatttgtcatcagttctgcctcaaatcgcactgaaaggaaggtcaattaatgcctcgactagtgatgggattaaaagagagttgtagttacgataaatgtttattgagtattaatcacagaaaatgtttttcattaaaacatggtaaacaaaaagatttgtcacactggacacaaaaagtcacaaattttttagttttcttagcagcttgcgtgccattcaatgtcaatcttaatttttcgtagcaacctacgcagcgctttctttgaccacctctttggaacaaatgatcagcacatctgccgataggaaatcttggaataaaatatatattttagatcatCAGCAAAAACATTCAACGTTCTCTGTACATAAACGATGATCAGCAcacaatggtaaaaattgcCACTATGGACTAAACTTCGAATGGCACTGTGACttgcttaaaataacagtgaagaataatccacaactgagcacacattttaaggcaacacccatgtgcaaaacaaaataatgatgataattgagtattgttagtggtgaatgtgcgtgcgtgcgaatattatattaagtataagacGTACTAATCGTGCTATTTAAGTAGAATTAGTTAATAGTAGCTTGGCTTTTAGTGTTGTGTTTCTGGCTCGTAAATACATTCTGTGTCCGATTTATGCACTTTTGGTTCATCATAGACACAGGCCACCCCCTTAAAATTCTAAGTTgcagtaatttaggttttgtatggtataagtaaaatttttaccgaggtcaacatagtttctcataactccaataaacattttcaaataagtcagatgaagtaccattattggtttaaaacgttaaggattttaaaataaagttctacgcttaatctttaataaatcctgcCAAAACGTCCTCGAAACTCGAAACGTTATCGAAACTTTCCACAACACTAAGCTAGGATGCGCGGCGaccgcgccgcccgcgcttcgtgcagtgcggccatgagacctacaaattttgagatagatttgacctcaatccgcactaggcgtaattaatttcttttcagtgcgtttggggcctgtgggacctcatttttatctaattacgccattgggctagatatcgcaagagaaacatttctatatatttgtttcTGTCGTACTCATAGAAATACTGATCTAGGAGCCTCCCGCACAGAGCGAAACAACCCGATTTTGACTGCCGCACCAGCGAGAAGTCACGCTTTGGGCCTATCCTGCCTCAAtccgcagttaacgtgttaaataaatcaaaataggTTTAGTCAATAGGTTCTTCGTTACTCAACTGACTGGCATAAGATTTGTAAGCCTTTTTATTATGTCCGTTCCATTGTCACCACTGTCGTATGAAGTGTGGgtcgttattttatattgtattctCCGGACAAAGGgcatttacattacattacattcttcctttataattaactagcttttagccgcgacttcgtccgcgcggaataaaaaaaatgcacacaagataaaaaagttcctatgtccgtctcctagttctaagctacctccccatcaaatttcagctaaatcagttcaactgatcttgagttataaatagtgtaactaacacgactttcttttatatatatagactagcttttacccgcgactccgtccccgcggaacataaaattgaaaaccgggtaaaaattatcctatgtccttttcctggttctaagctacctgcccaccaattttcagtcaaatcgattcagctgttcttgagttataaatagtgtaactaacacgactttcttttatatactcgtgtatagattaattaacgaagttaattgataaaattatcgtTGTATCAATAGAATTATCTCAACAGGAAATAACTGTAGTAATTCGATATgcactttgtttttaatttttatatatttcttattatgtatactttttataaagggaatgtaaaaataaacagtttcaataggtttaaataaacaaaggttttttaaacaaaactgtCGATGTGAACTCATAAACTATTTTCAAGCTACATTATTGTTCTTCGTTATGTCAATAATTTTCTCATGATATCCATATTATGGATAGTATTAAGCGATGGAACAAACCCACGAAACTCACCCTCTGTACACGTCATTTTTACCAGCTGATGTAAAACTGATTAGTAACACTATACTTATGAATGATAATTTGTTCACCATGTTGTTACAATTCTATCAACTATAATACTGAAGTgaactatattctacatctctGTATActtatcaataataataataataataataataataaatctttattgtacattttacatatcTATTTCATTATAACCTTGACTCCTTTACTAGGTTTCCCTGTATTAAAGGAGCCAATGACTTCCCTTATATGTTCAAttgtatgtacaatttttgaatttaatgaacattttaaaaacaaaagagaaaaaGTAAACcaaagtaatatatatatatatgtgtgtgtgtgtgtgtgtgtgtgtgtgtgtgtgtgtgtgtgtgtgtgtgtgtgtgtgtgtgtgtgtgcgcaTGTGTGTCTGTACTGATGTTGATTTGTGTTCGCGTGTATGTATGCGTGAATGGgtttttatgtgaatatgGATGTGAGGAGTGTGTGAATAAGTAGCATTGTTAATCATTACATATCAATGTTTCGCAATCGTTATAATCCATATCTTCTAACCATTTCTTAGTTACTTTCCTCATATGAAATGATTTCAGACCTCTTATATTATGCTTCTTATTAACAGCATTATATAAATGTGGAGCCTGGAACTTAAACTGTCTTACAGCGAGGGCactttttacagttggaagatggaacattttaattcttgtACTTTGCAGTGATGTCATATTCATTGTGTTTTTATGTAGTCGTTTtatacattcaaaaatatatgttttacgaATACTTAAGAtctttgctattttatatagGTCATTagttggatgtttgtatggaagttTTAGCATAACTTTTAGTACAGCTCTCTGGGCCCGTTCTGCTTCGAGAAGCCAGGTTTTAGAAGCCCCTCCCCAAGAGCAGACACAGTAAGTTATAAGACAGTGACACAGAGCATTATAGGTTTTATGCAGGAGTTCCTGATTAGCAACCGCTCTGAGTTTCCTGAAGATGATTATTAGTCTTCTTATGCGGTTAGCAACACATCTGATATGTTCATTCCAGTTTAGGTGCTCGTCGAGTATTACTCcaaggtatttaaaaatatttgctcgTTTTATATCAGTGCATGAGCAGTTAGTGTTGTAATTAAGATTTCTGTTGCAGGGGGCTTCATGTATGATGATTGTTAAGTCATTAGGAGGCTTGGATCTTGCAGTTTTGTAGAAGggtacaaattttgttttggaGGTATTAAGAGTTAGCAGGTTGTTTTCTAACCACCTCGTCACAGTAGTTAGTCCCTGTTCTGCTTCTTCCTTCACAGACTTCCATGTACTATTGTGGAAAAGTATAGCTGTATCATCCTCAAACATTAGTACATCTGCATTATGAAGGGTAATTTCACATAGTTCGTTTATGTAAATAAGGAATA
This genomic interval carries:
- the LOC106719075 gene encoding carboxypeptidase B-like, which produces MVNKLSFISIVLLISFTSAGKNDVYRGFTVHGIKLIDQSDVNILRELVVNLDLDVWSHGAVGLRDAVVMVAKENEAKLLHHLDDNGINHYIHLADVVKALDEHDEVISKWRRRRSGNMVPFEDYPTYEEVNNYMEGLATQYPNIVTLVNSGPSFEGRDIKYLKISTTNFTDPSKPIYFMDATMHSREWVTTPVTLYAMHRLLEDLRSDERDLLENVDWIIMPIVNPDGYVFTHTDQRLWRRTRSYRPEISTTCYGVDANRNFNISFNTIGVSSNPCSDIYPGPAPFSEIEAVYIRDIVFEHLNRIQLYLNIHSYGNFILFGYDDLTLPPNAVELHYIGAVMGAAIDTIKLPIAPHYLVGNSAYLLYPVSGSAQDYVQYAGVPYAYTLELPEFSRYDFRVPPEYIEQINAETWKGIAASARASTLFYTRRYTRNSV